In Cyanobacteria bacterium GSL.Bin1, the genomic stretch ATGAACTGAATCGCCCCCACCCCCATCATCACCATCACATTGTTTGTATTCAATGTAATCGCACCATTGAATTTAATAATGACTCGATTCTCAAACAAAGTCTTAAGCAAGCGGAAAAAGAAGGACTCCAACTCATTGACTGTCAGTTAACCATCATGACCATTTGCCCTGAGGCAATTCGGATGGGATGGCCCTCTGCGCTACCGAGTAACTGGGTTTGTACTCGTGCTATTTCGGAAAGTCATCCTGAAGAGAGCATTGAGGAAATAGAACAAGAAATTGCTGAAAGTGAATCCTCTCAACAACAAACAACTAATAATTCCTAAGCAGACTACTTAGTAACTGGCGAATCAACATAAATCATCGGTTCTTCCATGGAAAATTCTAGTTGGTTATCAGACAATTGCTTACCAATTTCTTGGTTCGCCACTTCCACTAACCGCTTACGGAGGTTGAGGGAGCTACTACTGGAACTAAGGAGGAAAAAGCTCACCCGAGCCCGAGTTCCCGGTTTATCTTCCGGTTCAAAGGTGGCAATGCGAATACTTCCCGGTTCCACACCAAAAATTTGACTGAGGCTATTTCCTAAAACGCGATCCACAAATGCTCGCTCGGGGTCATTGAGCACTTTCTGAAAATCTAAGTAGAGCAACGCCATTACTTTTGTACCCCGAGAAATATTTTCCACATCCATACTTGCCATTAGCGAATTCGGAACAATCAAAAGGGTATTTTGAGCAGCCAGTCGAATTTTAGTGGAACGAATGCCAATGGACTCCACACGACCGTAAATATCTTCCGCTGCGGGGTTGAAATTAGCACGGACATATTCCCCTGGGACATAAGGACGATCTAAGTAGAGGACAATCGTACCCACAATCTGCGATAAAACTTCTTGGGCAGCAAAAGCAACGGCAATCCCGCCAATACCAACCCCGGTCAAAACACTCACCAGATTCAAATTTTGACTATTGGCAAACACAATCACAGCAAAGAAACCAATGATGACATTGGCAACGGTTTCTCCCACCAGGAGAAAATCATCCATCTCTTTGCTGAAACGTTGCAGCAGTAACACGCCATAAACCCGAATCATTTGTCGTACTAACCGTGATAGCAGCCAAGCTATGGTAATTGTTAGGGCGAGATAAACAACGAGTTGTAAAAAGTCATATAATCCAGGATAACCTTGAAACCAGTTAATATTGATAGCGGTAATAATTAAAACACCCGTTCGAGCAATTAAACCTCGCAAGGGAGCAACCACTTTGTCATAAGGATCAGCAATCACTTTTGGGGCAAAACGATCAATACTCCATTGAAAGAAGGAGGGGAGCAATCGCCCTACTAAAATAGCAACTACGGTAAAAAAGACAAACCATCCTAGGTTAATCCCAAAGTTAATCAGTTCTGCTCTAAAGTTGTCATCAATGGCAAATACTCTTTGAAAAATTTCTAAAATATCCATTATCTTCTTTAAGGCAATACAATATAAAAATTACAGAGGAACCGGTGAATCAACATAGATGGTTGGTTCGGCAAATTCAAACTGTAAACCTTCGGTTTGCAATTGCTTAGTAATCGATTCGTTGGCAATTTCTACTAAACGTTTTCGGATGGCGAGCGACTTTTCATTGGATCCTCTAATAAATAAGTTAATGCGAGCACGGGTAACGGGTTGATCCTCTAGTTCAAATAATGCAATTTGAATGCCTCCGGGATCGAGTCCAGAAAGCTCTTTATGAAAACTTTCTTCAATCACTTTGTAGACCAAAGCAGATTCTGACTCATCTAAGACACGAGCAAAATCGAGGTAAAATAGCACCATCACTTTGGTGCCTCGGGAAATATTTTCCACATCCATGCTCACCATGAGTGAGTTAGGGGCGATTAAAAGAGTATTTTTAGCAGCAAGTCGGATTTTAGTCGAACGAATGCCAATGGACTCCACTCGCCCGTAGATGTCTGCACCTCGGGGATTAAAGTTAGCCCGGATATACTCTCCTGGAAGATAAGGGCGATCCAGGTAAAGGATAATTGTCCCAACCACTTGCGATAGAGTCTCCTTCGCCGCAAAAGCAACGGCAACCCCGCCAATACCTACACCGGTCAGAAGGCTGATCAAATTGATACTTTGACTTTGGGCAAAGAAGATAACCGCAAAGAAACCAATGACAAAATTGGCAACGGTTTCACCCACAATCAAAAAATCATCTGCTTTCCGATTCAAATGCTGAATCAGCTTCACCCCATAGAATCGAGTGAGTTGTCGGATGACTCGGGATAACAACCAAGCAACGGTTATGGTGAGGGGGAAATAAACCACCAACTTTAAGAAGTCATATAAACCGGGGTAAACTCGAAATAGGTTAATGTTAATGGCAGTAACGGCAAGAATTCCAGACCGAATTACTAATTGGCGCAAGGGACCCACTAAACGCTTGTAAGACTCGAAGAAGCTATCGGGAGCAAAGCGATGAACACTGGAGCGTAAAAAAGAGGGTAAGGTTAATCCTACTAACACGGCAAGGAGAGTAAATAAGATAAACCATCCTAGGCGAATGCCAAACGCTAACAATTGTCTTTGTAGTTCAGCATCAATTCCTAAGGCCTGTTGGAAAGTTTCTAGAAAATTCATGAGTTTCCAAAACTTGCTGGCAAGTCATTTTTAGAGGGTTACTGGCGAATCGACATAAGTGGTGGGTTCGGCAAATTCAAATTTCAACCCCTGGGCTTGTAATTGATCGCTGATTGATTTGTTAGTAATTTCGACTAACCGTTTACGGATCATGATTGATTCTTCGTTCGATCCCATGACAAACAAGCTAATGCGAGCTCGGGTTCCCGGTTTGTCTTCCGGTTCAAACAGAGCAATTTTGGTACTGCCTGGGTCGAGTCCGAAGAGTTCTTTGTTGACACTTTCTTGAACCACCTTATTCACTAACGCGCGCTCGGATTCATCCAGAACATTATAAAAATCAAGATAAAAGAGAACCATGACTTTCGTTCCCCGAGAGATATTTTCGATATCTTTAGTGACCATCAAGGAGTTGGGAACCACTAATAAGGTATTGGTAGCGGAAATCCGCAGTTTAGTCGAACGTAAGCCAATGGACTCGATGCGCCCATAAACATCTTCTTGGGTAACCACAAAGTTAATGCGAACGTATTCTCCAGGAAGATAAGGACGGTCTAAATAAATAACAATGGTGGCAAGAATTTGGGAGAGGGCTTCTTGGGCTGCAAACGCGATCGCGATCCCCCCAATCCCTAAACCGGTTAGTAAGGCAATCAGGTTAAAGTTTTTACTTTGAGCAAAAATCAACACCGCAAGAAAGCCAATGATCACATTCACTGTGTTTTCAAAAATCAGAATGAGATCGTTCACTTCTTGACTCACTCGTTTGAGAAGAGTTACACCATAAATCCGAATCGCTTGTTTGGCCACTCTTGACACCAGCCAGGCGACACTGGCCATTACCGCAAAATCAGCAATAAAGTTAATCACGCCATAAAACGGCTCATAACTCTTGAGGAAATTGAGACTAATATCAATGAGGATTAGGCTCAGTGTTCTCACAAAAGCATCACGGAAGGGATCGGTAAAGGTTTTGTATTCTTGAAATTTTTCTGGGGGCAGCGATCGCGCAGTAAACCACAGCAGAATCGAAGGGGTGACCCGACTCACCAGAATGGCAAGGACAATGCAGATTAATAATCCTGCCAAACGAATTCCCAACAGAATCAGGAATTCTCGCGTAGGTTGGTCAAACTCCAAAAGCTGGGAAACCTTCCAATTTTCTGGAAGAATTTGTAAGGGATTAAAGGCAAGTAGATTCATCGCGCTTCAATATTCATTCAATGTGGACTAGATATTCATTGGAGAATCGACATTAATCGGTTTCTTGTCAATTTGGAAACCAATGCCGTAATCTTTGAGACGTTTACTAATGTTCCGTCGGGCAGCATCTAAGAGTTGGGTCCGAATTTCCAGCGCCATTGAACCTGAGCCAAGAATAAAGAACGTCACCTGCGCTTTCACTTGCCCTGATCGACCATTACTCGTGTTACCAACATCCTGGAAGGTAACCTCCGTTAAGCGATGGTCAATCCCATAAATATCTTTGGTGCTGTCGAGGATAATCTGGCGCACCAATGCCTTTTCTTGTTCCGGAATACTGCGCTCAAAAAAGATATTGAGCAGGGTAATAATTTTCTGCGCTCCCGAGAGATTCTCAATCGACATCTGGGTGAGCATACTATTGGGAATCACCACGAGGGTTCCTTTCCCCGAAAGACGGATTTTACTGGAACGCCAGCCGATGGCTTCTACCCGACCAAAGGTGCCATCTTGGAGATGAATATAATCATCGACCACAAAGGGACGATCAACATATAGAAGAATCGTCCATAAGACTTGTTCGAGAACTTTCTGAGACGCAAACGCGATCGCCAAACCACCAACGCCAATACTTGCAATTAAGCCCGTGATACTAAGGCGATGAGACTCGGCAAAGATAAAGATAACAATCAGAATAATCAGAGCATTAGCCACAAATTTGATAAAGGCTAACAGCTCACTGTTGACATTGTTTCGGCTTCTCAGCGCTAAATCGAGGAGATATCCCCCAAAAAATTGATCAAAGAGGGTAAACGCTAAAAGACAAATATTAATCGCGATCGCGCCACCGAGAAAAAATTCACTGATGTATAACCAAGTGGGTTTATCCGGGGTTAATAATAAAACAATATCCCCAATGGAAAGGAAGAAAGATAACGCAATCCATCTCTGATAAGGGGCAAAGATTTGTTGATAGGCTTCTCGTAATTCGGAAGGGAGAAAACGAGAAACCAGAAAGCTCAGAATCCTTGGAATAACAAAAATAGTGGTGATGATAAGGAGAGCAAAAAATCCTACAATCAGATAAATGGGGTCGATAGAGATCGGTTGTCCAGAAGTCAATCGCTCTACTTGATCAAATAACTCCAGCATCGACTCTGCCGCTTCTAGAGAAGACGAATCTGTCTCTAAAAAATGTTGAAAAGTTGGAAAGAAATAATTCTGATTGGTCGTGCTGAACACAGTAATCATCTGGCCTTATGGCAAGAATAAACAACGAATTCCAGCACATTGTACAGGACTAAATTTATTTTTGCATACCCCTAAATGCTGAGTTTAACTTATAACTAATTGGAGATGACTTCTGTTTAAGAGGATGTTACTTCTGACTGAGCCATATTAAACCCTAATGCTTTCTTCTTCATGGTTTGAAAAATATTATAAAAGCCGTTGGCGCGGGAGGGAGTCAGGCTTACTTTTAAACCAGTTTCCTCAATAAAATCAGGAGAAATCTGTAAAATTTCTTCTGGAGTTAAGTCATTTAAACCATCAATTAAAAAGGCAACTAACCCTTTCACTAACTGGGCATCAGAATCCCCTAAATAGTGAACTTTACCATCTTGAAGACTAGCGGTAATATACACTTGAGAAACACAACCAGATACTTTATTTTCGGGATTTTTTGCCTCTTCTGGCATGATTTCTAATTTCTTGGCATACCACAGCAATTGCTGATATTTTTGTTTCGGATCGCTGCGACGTTTGAAACGTTGTACAATTTTTTCTAACTTGGGTGGCAAAGCAGTAGCAGACATTTCGTTCCTTCTCAATTTATGCTTCTTACTGGCTAGTCCCCTATATCATAACAATTTCATCCCTTGGCACTTATGACACAATTGATTCAGATTGGTATTATTGGCACTGGTTTTGCTGCGCAAAAACGCGCGGAAGCATTTGCCCAAGACAATCGCGCTCAAGTCGTTGCAGTTGCAGGATATCGCCCAGAAAGCCGAGAAACTTTTTGTCAAACCTATGGCGTTACCGGTTACGATTCCCCGCATCGTCTAATTGCTAACCCCGATCTGGATCTGGTTGTCATCTGTAATATTAATGCAGAACATGGGAAGTTAGCCCAAGCGGCTTTAGAAGCGGAAAAGCACGTTGTTTTAGAATATCCCCTGGCTTTAAATCCGGAACAAGCGCAATATCTAATCACCCTAGCCAAGCAAAAAGACAAACTGCTTCATGTGGAACACATTGAATTACTCGGTGGCTTACACAATGCCATTCGGGAGTGGTTGCCTAAAATTGGCAACGTTTTTTATGCCCGTTATAGTACGATTAATCCCCAACGTCCGGCGCCGCAAAAATGGACGTATCACAAGCAGTTATTTGGCTTTCCCTTTAGTGGGGCACTATCCCGATTTCATCGCTTTACAGACTTATTTGGCAAGGTCAATGCTGTGAATTGTCATAGTCGCTATTGGGACAGAGAAAACCCAGATCAATATTTTGCCTGTTTAACTCATGCGCAACTCCAGTTTGCCAATGGCTTACTTGCAGATATCATCTATGGCAAAGGAGAAGTCTTTTGGCAACCGAACCGTCTTTTTGAATTGCATGGCGATGAAGGCACTTTGATTTTTGATGGCAATGAGGGAAAACTGATTCGAGGTGAGGAAGAAATGCCAATTGCAGTGGGGAGTCGGCGCGGGTTATTTGCCAAAGATACTGGGTTGGTGCTTGATTATTTGACAACTGGGAAATCGCTTTATGTCGCCGTTACATCTAGTTACTATGCAACGAGAGTCGCCGATGCAGCGCGAGTGGCTGCAGAAACCGGTAAAACAATCTTTTTGGAAAATTAATCATTGCTGAAGGTGAAGCAACGACGCAAGCTTGCAATTCGTTTCTTGTTTGGGGTCATCGCCGCGATCGCGCTGACTTTTCCCTGGCAAGGGGTTACTTCTCCCACGCCAGTCAAAGACTTTAACGCCATTGCCCCTTTAGAAATCAGAATGGAACAAGAATGGCGGGCATTTCGCCGTCAACTCGCGATCGCGCAAGCCATGGGAATCGATGCCATTGCCACCGATATCTGGTGGGGAAAAGTGGAAGCGCAAGGGGATCAACAATTTAATTGGGACTATTATGACCGCTTAGTTGCAGAAATTGAAGCGGCAAACTTACATTGGATTCCCATTCTCTCCTTTCATCAATGTGGCGGGAATGTCGGTGATGATTGTGAGATTCCGATTCCCTCCTGGATTTGGACCCATTTCCCTAGTGTTTCCCCGCGAGATCTCCAATATGTCAGTGAAAAGGGCAATGCGAGTCCAGAAGTCGTTGCGTTGTGGGCGGATCAATTGGTGATTCCGCAATATCAGGAATTCATGGTTGCCTTTAGCCAACGCTATAGTGACCAAGCAGAAATT encodes the following:
- a CDS encoding transcriptional repressor; translated protein: MVRQPYTSSSLKAELNSRGWRLTPQRETILHVFQNLPRGHHLSAEELFHLLQKRGEEISLSTIYRSVKLMTRMGILRELELAEGHKHYELNRPHPHHHHHIVCIQCNRTIEFNNDSILKQSLKQAEKEGLQLIDCQLTIMTICPEAIRMGWPSALPSNWVCTRAISESHPEESIEEIEQEIAESESSQQQTTNNS
- a CDS encoding mechanosensitive ion channel produces the protein MDILEIFQRVFAIDDNFRAELINFGINLGWFVFFTVVAILVGRLLPSFFQWSIDRFAPKVIADPYDKVVAPLRGLIARTGVLIITAININWFQGYPGLYDFLQLVVYLALTITIAWLLSRLVRQMIRVYGVLLLQRFSKEMDDFLLVGETVANVIIGFFAVIVFANSQNLNLVSVLTGVGIGGIAVAFAAQEVLSQIVGTIVLYLDRPYVPGEYVRANFNPAAEDIYGRVESIGIRSTKIRLAAQNTLLIVPNSLMASMDVENISRGTKVMALLYLDFQKVLNDPERAFVDRVLGNSLSQIFGVEPGSIRIATFEPEDKPGTRARVSFFLLSSSSSSLNLRKRLVEVANQEIGKQLSDNQLEFSMEEPMIYVDSPVTK
- a CDS encoding mechanosensitive ion channel, whose translation is MITVFSTTNQNYFFPTFQHFLETDSSSLEAAESMLELFDQVERLTSGQPISIDPIYLIVGFFALLIITTIFVIPRILSFLVSRFLPSELREAYQQIFAPYQRWIALSFFLSIGDIVLLLTPDKPTWLYISEFFLGGAIAINICLLAFTLFDQFFGGYLLDLALRSRNNVNSELLAFIKFVANALIILIVIFIFAESHRLSITGLIASIGVGGLAIAFASQKVLEQVLWTILLYVDRPFVVDDYIHLQDGTFGRVEAIGWRSSKIRLSGKGTLVVIPNSMLTQMSIENLSGAQKIITLLNIFFERSIPEQEKALVRQIILDSTKDIYGIDHRLTEVTFQDVGNTSNGRSGQVKAQVTFFILGSGSMALEIRTQLLDAARRNISKRLKDYGIGFQIDKKPINVDSPMNI
- a CDS encoding Gfo/Idh/MocA family oxidoreductase, with protein sequence MTQLIQIGIIGTGFAAQKRAEAFAQDNRAQVVAVAGYRPESRETFCQTYGVTGYDSPHRLIANPDLDLVVICNINAEHGKLAQAALEAEKHVVLEYPLALNPEQAQYLITLAKQKDKLLHVEHIELLGGLHNAIREWLPKIGNVFYARYSTINPQRPAPQKWTYHKQLFGFPFSGALSRFHRFTDLFGKVNAVNCHSRYWDRENPDQYFACLTHAQLQFANGLLADIIYGKGEVFWQPNRLFELHGDEGTLIFDGNEGKLIRGEEEMPIAVGSRRGLFAKDTGLVLDYLTTGKSLYVAVTSSYYATRVADAARVAAETGKTIFLEN
- a CDS encoding SufE family protein; translated protein: MSATALPPKLEKIVQRFKRRSDPKQKYQQLLWYAKKLEIMPEEAKNPENKVSGCVSQVYITASLQDGKVHYLGDSDAQLVKGLVAFLIDGLNDLTPEEILQISPDFIEETGLKVSLTPSRANGFYNIFQTMKKKALGFNMAQSEVTSS
- a CDS encoding mechanosensitive ion channel is translated as MNFLETFQQALGIDAELQRQLLAFGIRLGWFILFTLLAVLVGLTLPSFLRSSVHRFAPDSFFESYKRLVGPLRQLVIRSGILAVTAININLFRVYPGLYDFLKLVVYFPLTITVAWLLSRVIRQLTRFYGVKLIQHLNRKADDFLIVGETVANFVIGFFAVIFFAQSQSINLISLLTGVGIGGVAVAFAAKETLSQVVGTIILYLDRPYLPGEYIRANFNPRGADIYGRVESIGIRSTKIRLAAKNTLLIAPNSLMVSMDVENISRGTKVMVLFYLDFARVLDESESALVYKVIEESFHKELSGLDPGGIQIALFELEDQPVTRARINLFIRGSNEKSLAIRKRLVEIANESITKQLQTEGLQFEFAEPTIYVDSPVPL
- a CDS encoding mechanosensitive ion channel: MNLLAFNPLQILPENWKVSQLLEFDQPTREFLILLGIRLAGLLICIVLAILVSRVTPSILLWFTARSLPPEKFQEYKTFTDPFRDAFVRTLSLILIDISLNFLKSYEPFYGVINFIADFAVMASVAWLVSRVAKQAIRIYGVTLLKRVSQEVNDLILIFENTVNVIIGFLAVLIFAQSKNFNLIALLTGLGIGGIAIAFAAQEALSQILATIVIYLDRPYLPGEYVRINFVVTQEDVYGRIESIGLRSTKLRISATNTLLVVPNSLMVTKDIENISRGTKVMVLFYLDFYNVLDESERALVNKVVQESVNKELFGLDPGSTKIALFEPEDKPGTRARISLFVMGSNEESIMIRKRLVEITNKSISDQLQAQGLKFEFAEPTTYVDSPVTL